The following coding sequences are from one Xiphophorus couchianus chromosome 7, X_couchianus-1.0, whole genome shotgun sequence window:
- the arsh gene encoding arylsulfatase D has translation MLAPLLLSLLLASGSDVKGEVEDKKPNFVLMMVDDLGIGDIGCYGNDTIRTPNIDRLASEGVKLTQYIAAAPLCTPSRAAVMTGRYPLRSGMAGTGRVQVVLFLGGSGGLPPNETTFAKRLQKQGYTTGLVGKWHLGVNCESRGDHCHHPNQHGFSYFYGLPFTLFNDCVPGEGSDVLVDLRLALQHLTLLLGLGLLTMVCVRLSGLLEVSLWLLVLLFFVSIVAAAVWYVPFGFLQTWNCIIMRNQDVIEQPMTVETLPQRLLAEAQNFIKRNADHPFLLFFSLAHIHTPLFTTPAFAGKSRHGRYGDNLEEVDWIIGKITETVDSLGLANNTFMHFTSDHGGHLEDSDSRIGQKGGWNSIYKGGKAMGGWEGGIRVPGIFRWPGRLAAGRVVDEPISLMDLYPTLKYLAKDTQPDRHLDGYNLMPLLEGKAARSKHEFMFHYCGGYLNAVRWHPTDSNSIFKVHFFTPNFFPPGAGGCYDTKVCLCHGQHVTHHNPPLLYDIFHDPSESRQLTPETEPRYAEILQQIAKAVEKHKSTFPSKEGFDDVQVQTNTIQNQMSWEKILWKPWLQPCCGTFPFCGCKEDKNIYK, from the exons ATGCTGGCACCTCTTCTTCTTTCCCTGCTCCTGGCATCAGGAAGTGATGTCAAAGGGGAGGTGGAGGACAAGAAGCCCAACTTTGTCCTCATGATGGTGGACGACCTCGGGATTGGGGACATAGGATGCTATGGCAATGATACCATCAG AACTCCCAACATAGACAGACTGGCTTCAGAGGGAGTAAAACTGACCCAGTACAttgcagcagctcctctctgcACTCCAAGCCGGGCCGCTGTGATGACAGGCCGTTATCCACTTCGTTCAG GGATGGCTGGCACAGGCCGTGTCCAGGTAGTGTTGTTTCTCGGAGGTTCAGGGGGACTTCCACCTAATGAGACCACCTTTGCTAAGAGGCTGCAGAAACAGGGATACACCACCGGCCTAGTTG GTAAATGGCACCTGGGTGTGAACTGTGAATCCAGAGGTGATCACTGTCATCACCCAAACCAGCATGGTTTCAGCTATTTCTATGGCCTGCCATTCACCCTTTTTAATGACTGCGTTCCTGGGGAGGGCAGCGATGTGCTGGTAGATCTTAGGCTTGCACTCCAACATCTAACCCTACTACTTGGACTGGGACTTCTTACAATG GTGTGTGTCCGTCTCTCTGGGCTCCTTGAAGTTAGCCTTTGGCTACTGGTGCTACTTTTCTTTGTCAGTATAGTAGCAGCAGCTGTGTGGTATGTCCCCTTTGGGTTTCTTCAAACCTGGAACTGCATCATTATGAGGAACCAAGATGTGATAGAACAGCCCATGACAGTGGAGACACTGCCCCAGAGACTGCTGGCGGAAGCACAAAATTTTATAAAGAG GAATGCTGATCATCcgttcctcctcttcttctctttggCTCATATCCACACGCCTCTGTTCACAACGCCTGCCTTTGCTGGGAAGAGCCGCCATGGTCGCTATGGTGACAACCTAGAAGAAGTGGACTGGATCATTG GTAAAATAACGGAAACTGTGGATTCACTTGGCCTAGCCAACAATACCTTCATGCATTTTACTTCAGACCATGGTGGGCATTTAGAAGATTCTGATTCTCGTATCGGCCAGAAAGGAGGCTGGAACAGTATATATAAAG GTGGGAAGGCGATGGGGGGCTGGGAAGGGGGCATCAGGGTGCCTGGTATTTTTCGCTGGCCTGGCAGACTGGCAGCAGGAAGAGTAGTTGATGAGCCTATAAGCCTCATGGATCTCTACCCCACCCTGAAATACTTAGCCAAGGACACCCAGCCAGATAG ACATTTAGATGGCTATAACCTCATGCCACTGCTGGAAGGGAAAGCTGCACGATCAAAGCATGAATTCATGTTCCACTACTGCGGTGGGTACCTGAATGCGGTACGGTGGCACCCAACTGATA GTAACTCCATCTTCAAGGTGCATTTTTTCACGCCAAACTTCTTTCCGCCGGGCGCTGGGGGGTGCTATGACACTAAGGTTTGCCTGTGTCATGGCCAACATGTGACCCACCATAACCCACCGCTGCTGTATGACATTTTCCACGACCCTTCAGAGTCCCGACAACTGACCCCTGAGACTGAGCCTCGATACGCTGAAATCCTCCAGCAGATTGCCAAAGCCGTAGAGAAACATAAGAGCACCTTTCCAAGTAAAGAGGGATTTGATGATGTTCAAGTTCAGACCAACACAATTCAAAACCAAATGAGCTGGGAAAAGATTTTGTGGAAACCCTGGCTGCAGCCATGCTGTGGGACCTTCCCTTTTTGTGGGTGCAaggaagacaaaaacatttataaatag
- the LOC114148903 gene encoding protein TsetseEP isoform X2, whose translation MMSYLWILLLGSLLASHAKAQDEGDVTVAPETEETATEPADPGVDGEADGAAETEAPETEGEIDTAADLQPTADPDPAADPEPMPEPEPAADPDPAADPEPTPEPDPAADPEPTPEPDPAADPDPAADPEPTAEPELAADPEPTAGPEPEADLEPTAVPEPENENLGEELETSTAPSAGVTTPAAPTEDGSGAVTLAAGAEPAPSTVAAEIEPSATPQVNSDADVEVPEQTTPVPEVADTTAAPYIPEVDEETAQKATLIPPINEIMIKGEGRKIYNQGPAEVGASTENPEESKPKSSKNLAAILSGIIVSAVGAVSGYFAYQKRNLCFKKSQEPDLEGGADKAAAAEAKSEPHEQNTLLENSNQQPSD comes from the exons ATGAGGGAGACGTAACTGTTGCTCCAGAGACGGAAGAAACggcaacagaaccagcagatccAGGGGTTGATGGAGAAGCTGATGGCGCAGCAGAGACa GAAGCACCAGAAACAGAAGGTGAAATAGACACAGCAGCTGACCTTCAACCAACGGCTGACCCTGACCCAGCAGCTGACCCTGAGCCAATGCCAGAACCTGAACCAGCAGCTGACCCTGACCCAGCAGCTGACCCTGAACCCACGCCAGAACCTGACCCAGCAGCTGACCCTGAGCCAACACCAGAACCTGACCCAGCAGCTGACCCTGACCCAGCAGCTGACCCTGAACCAACGGCAGAGCCTGAACTAGCAGCTGACCCCGAGCCAACGgcaggtccagaaccagaagctGACCTTGAGCCAACGGCAG TTCCAGAACCTGAGAATGAGAATTTGGGAGAAGAGTTAGAGACATCTACAGCACCGTCTGCAGGTGTGACGACCCCAGCAGCACCTACAGAAGATGGCTCAGGAGCAGTTACCCTAGCTGCTGGTGCAGAACCTGCACCTTCCACAGTGGCTGCTGAAATTGAACCATCTGCCACACCACAAg TTAATTCAGATGCTGACGTGGAAGTGCCTGAACAAACAACTCCTGTACCTGAGGTTGCTGACACAACTGCTGCACCCTATATA ccTGAAGTAGATGAGGAGACCGCACAGAAAGCAACCCTTATTCCGCCgataaatgaaataa TGATAAAGGGGGAAGGCCGAAAGATTTATAACCAAG gtcCAGCAGAGGTTGGTGCCAGTACAGAGa ATCCAGAAGAGTCCAAACCTAAAA GCTCTAAAAATTTAGCAGCAATCCTGTCTGGAATCATTGTGTCTGCGGTGGGAGCAGTCAGTGGGTACTTTGCCTATCAGAAGAGGaatttgtgtttcaaaaaaaGTCAAG AACCAGATCTCGAGGGTGGAGCAGacaaagcagctgcagcagaggctaAATCGGAACCCCACG aaCAAAACACCCTGCTAGAAAACTCCAATCAACAACCATCTGACTAG
- the LOC114148903 gene encoding protein TsetseEP isoform X1 — protein sequence MMSYLWILLLGSLLASHAKAQDEGDVTVAPETEETATEPADPGVDGEADGAAETEAPETEGEIDTAADLQPTADPDPAADPEPMPEPEPAADPDPAADPEPTPEPDPAADPEPTPEPDPAADPDPAADPEPTAEPELAADPEPTAGPEPEADLEPTAGPEPKADPEPTAVPEPENENLGEELETSTAPSAGVTTPAAPTEDGSGAVTLAAGAEPAPSTVAAEIEPSATPQVNSDADVEVPEQTTPVPEVADTTAAPYIPEVDEETAQKATLIPPINEIMIKGEGRKIYNQGPAEVGASTENPEESKPKSSKNLAAILSGIIVSAVGAVSGYFAYQKRNLCFKKSQEPDLEGGADKAAAAEAKSEPHEQNTLLENSNQQPSD from the exons ATGAGGGAGACGTAACTGTTGCTCCAGAGACGGAAGAAACggcaacagaaccagcagatccAGGGGTTGATGGAGAAGCTGATGGCGCAGCAGAGACa GAAGCACCAGAAACAGAAGGTGAAATAGACACAGCAGCTGACCTTCAACCAACGGCTGACCCTGACCCAGCAGCTGACCCTGAGCCAATGCCAGAACCTGAACCAGCAGCTGACCCTGACCCAGCAGCTGACCCTGAACCCACGCCAGAACCTGACCCAGCAGCTGACCCTGAGCCAACACCAGAACCTGACCCAGCAGCTGACCCTGACCCAGCAGCTGACCCTGAACCAACGGCAGAGCCTGAACTAGCAGCTGACCCCGAGCCAACGgcaggtccagaaccagaagctGACCTTGAGCCAACGGCAGGTCCAGAACCAAAAGCTGACCCTGAGCCAACGGCAGTTCCAGAACCTGAGAATGAGAATTTGGGAGAAGAGTTAGAGACATCTACAGCACCGTCTGCAGGTGTGACGACCCCAGCAGCACCTACAGAAGATGGCTCAGGAGCAGTTACCCTAGCTGCTGGTGCAGAACCTGCACCTTCCACAGTGGCTGCTGAAATTGAACCATCTGCCACACCACAAg TTAATTCAGATGCTGACGTGGAAGTGCCTGAACAAACAACTCCTGTACCTGAGGTTGCTGACACAACTGCTGCACCCTATATA ccTGAAGTAGATGAGGAGACCGCACAGAAAGCAACCCTTATTCCGCCgataaatgaaataa TGATAAAGGGGGAAGGCCGAAAGATTTATAACCAAG gtcCAGCAGAGGTTGGTGCCAGTACAGAGa ATCCAGAAGAGTCCAAACCTAAAA GCTCTAAAAATTTAGCAGCAATCCTGTCTGGAATCATTGTGTCTGCGGTGGGAGCAGTCAGTGGGTACTTTGCCTATCAGAAGAGGaatttgtgtttcaaaaaaaGTCAAG AACCAGATCTCGAGGGTGGAGCAGacaaagcagctgcagcagaggctaAATCGGAACCCCACG aaCAAAACACCCTGCTAGAAAACTCCAATCAACAACCATCTGACTAG